TGGAGGCATACATTCGATGAAAAGATAGGAAGCTTCCTAGAAAGCAAAGTAGTCCCCTCGTCAAAACCATTGAATCCACGTATATTCATATGCTGAAGATCACTTGTATGAAACGGAGAtagtattattttgttatttttaatcaatcaCAAATTATTatgtgaaaaaattatcacgCGTGATGTGTCATAAttagcataaaataacaaaataatgttaCCTTCATTTCTCTTTTGCATGCCAAAGCGGCTGAGTGAGAGTGACACGTTTCTCAATTATTGCATAAGAGATCTCAAGTCTTGCTTATCAATATCTTTTGTCTCCCCTGCATAGCAATCTGATCTTACTCACAATTACACTATTGCCCTCGTCCAAACAAACTAATGAATTGAACACCAATATTACAATGAAAGGATGTTTCCCAGATTATGTGTAAAATTCATCTGATTGATTTGTAACCTTAGGTTAGCGTTTCACGTGGTGTTATGAAcacattcattaattttttatcttttaaataatCACAATGAGTTAATGGTGGATGAAACGTAACACAAACCATAAATAGGTTTAACTTTAATTCAAAGCGTCAATTACgctttccatttttgtttatgtCTGAGTGTTTGGATGAGGCGCGAATAACTCTGCGACCAGTAAAATAGGGTCCAAATTAACAATGGgcgtaaaaaaaattcccactAAAGAAGGGTGTTTtgggaaaatatgaaaaaatagaCAATTATCTTTGATGAAATGATGCAGAGTGGCCAGCCATGGGAACTTGAGGATATCAGAAACATGTGGCTGATTGGTGGAGTCATGTGGTAGCTTTGCATCATCATCCCCTCTCATGGCCCCCACACGTTCTCAAGACGATAACGAAAACACCATAATCTCCCAATTCCATTTTCAACTCTACATCATAtgctactctctctctctctctctcgcgctCGCTCTCTTTGCCACCCAAACcagcccaacccaacccaacccagcAGACGCTGAAACAAACACCGGCTTATACTAAGTAGACCCCTTAATTATACGTTGCGTGGGACCCAGTTATTGAATACTCTGTCTCGGGACCGTGTGATCTTGATCGGACGGGGAATGGAGAAGATGAGTGCGGCGGCGAAGTCGCCGAGGATGAGGACCAGGGTTGGGAAGTACGAGCTAGGAAAAACTCTGGGGGAGGGTACCTTTGCCAAGGTCAAGTTTGCTAAGAACATGGAGACTGGAAAGTGCGTGGCCATCAAAATCGTAGACCGTGAGCAAGTCCTCAAGCACAAGATGGTCGAACACGTATGTAtctatgtctctctctctctctctctcccccccccccccccccccctaaGCATCTATGTTTATGAATGGGGTGGCAATGGGACCCACTCGAATGGTAAGAGATGGGAATTCAGTTTAGTTGAAGCTGGTGATCATTGTGTTGCGGAATATTGTGGTTGGTGCATGTGAATTTTTCCGGTTTGGTATTTGGTAACTAGACATGTTAATATGGTGGTTTTGATGGGAGGttacaagttttttttagtaGAAATCTGTGTTTGCAATTGCCAAACATGAGTTAGTGAAagattgattttgtttttatttatttttttatatacttatttataaatttttattgacTTGGTAGGTGAGgtgataaaagaaaagaataatgaaatttgttcaataatgtatttttaaatatatatattatttaccaTGTGCTCAGCATGAGAATGAAGACAAGACATTGATcacaaattgttttttttttttttggtcgaagatCACTAATTGTTGTATTTGCTTTGTATAATGACAGATAAAAAGAGAGATATCAACAATGAAGCTGATCAAACACCCTAATGTTACACAAATGTTTGAGGTACCATCAGCAACAATCCCAATcacttgtattttatttttgttcaagcAGCTTTCTCTTATTGAAATCTTCATTTGGGTTATATTATGAATACAGGTCATGGCAAGCAAAACTAGGATCTACATTGTTCTCGAGTTTATTGATGGGGGTGAGCTCTTTGACGAAATAGTAAGCAATTGTTGTTTGAACCTACCTTCTTGGGGTTGCAAAATACTCTTTTTATTTGAGTAGTTTGTTCTTGCTTTCTTACTTATGTGGTCAGTGGACACAAGTGTTATGTCTCTTTATAAAGCATTCCCTTATTATAAGCCTTTTGTTTGGTAGGCCAAAAATGGGAGACTGAAAGAGGATGATGCCAGAAGATACTTCCAGCAGCTCATCAATGCTGTCGATTACTGCCATAGCAGAGGCGTGTACCATCGAGATTTGAAGCCCGAAAATCTTCTTCTAGATTCGTGTGGCCGccttaaaatttcagattttggacTGAGTACGTTCGAACAGCAAGTGCGGGTGAGTGAAACTTTTGCGAAAAAGTTTTACGATGtttaattccatgttgttaaGTTGATTACTGATTTAAGTCAGACATAGTGTTGATACTGTGTAATGTTGTGTTTCATTTATGTCATATCGTATTTGTATTTTGCGCAGGAAGATGGGCTGCTTCATACTGCCTGTGGAACTCCAAATTATGTTGCTCCTGAGGTATCTGCTTCTGGCTTTTTCTTTGCAGGAAAATAGGTCATTGCAGTGGTGCTTAATTGTTTATAACTATTTCTCACATTTGGCATTTTTGTATTAGGTGCTCAATAACAAAGGTTATGAGGGTACATCATCTGATATTTGGTCTTGTGGGGTCATTCTCTTTGTGCTTATGGCTGGTTACCTGCCTTTTGATGAACCAAATCTTATAGGGCTGTACAGAAAAGTATGTAGCCAAGTTTTGCTTCCTCTGTTTAAATGATGGGAATCTCATATGACTAACTTATGAGTGCATTGCCTACTCTTAATTTCAGATCTGCAAAGCTGAATTTTTATGTCCATCATGGTTTTCATCAGGCGCAAAGAAACTGATACAGCGTATACTTGATCCAAACCCTGTTACAGTGAGCGCCCAAACCTTTTCTCAGTACTGAAATTCTATAAGTACTAGCTATTTCTGCACATATGTTCTTGAACATCATTATTTGAGGCCATTTTGATATGAGAATGGGCATATAATATCTAAATGCATACCATCTTTTACTAAAGATTAGCCTGGCTAGGTGTtctttaacttctttttttctgcgTGTGTGCCAGCGGATAACAATTCCCGAGATCTTAGAAAATGAATGGTTTAAGAAAGACTACAAGCCAGCACAGTTTCAAGAGGAAGAGGATGTAAATCTTGATGATGTAGATGCTGTTTTCGACAACTCAAAGGTTAGAATTGGACAGAAGTCAACTTATTCTCTAAACCATGCATTTCTTTAGTTCAATTTATTCAgaagattttttaaatttttgagtGGTTGATcgcattatttttttagttttcacaCTAAAAtagtctctctcttttttctttgctgcAGGAAAAATTTGTAAcagaaaggaaagagaaacCTGTATCAATGAATGCTTTTGAGCTTATTTCTAGGTCAAAGAGTTTCAATctggaaaatttatttgagaAGCAAACGGTATGTAGCATAACATTTTCCTAATTTCTTGTTATGAATGTTTTCAATGCGGCGCTATAAAGTATATGGATTGTAACTATAGTTGCGAAATACATGTTCTGTTCCAATTTTGCTAGCCAGGCAGAAACTAAGGAACCCTGTAAAAGTTAGGATCATCAGAAAATCAAGGGTGTGGGCAAATGGTGTTTTGGGACTTCTAGGTTTTGTTGAATTAAGAGCATGCTTAGTCTCAAAACCCATTGTGGCCTTATAATACTTTATAGTGCCCAAAGTTATTCTGCTAGTGATTTGCTGCATTCTGATCATTTGGAATTCCGTACTATACAGGGTCATGTGAAACGAGAAACCCGTTTTACTTCTCAACGCCCTGCAAATGAAATCATGAATAAAATTGAGGAAGCTGCAAAGCCTTTGGGGTTTAATGTTCACAAGAAAAACTACAAGGTATGTGAATTTTACTCTTTATAGGACTTGACTTAATATGCAAGTCATCTTATCAGAACAAGCTTCCTGTTGTGTTTAGAAGTTCCAAACAATATCTTTGCTAATTCCAAACAATTGCAGATGAAGTTGCAAGGTGACAAGCATGGAAGGAAGGGCCACCTCTCTGTAGCCACTGAGGTGTTCGAAGTGGCACCTT
Above is a window of Prunus persica cultivar Lovell chromosome G2, Prunus_persica_NCBIv2, whole genome shotgun sequence DNA encoding:
- the LOC18787220 gene encoding CBL-interacting serine/threonine-protein kinase 9 isoform X2, yielding MLHKCLRSWQAKLGSTLFSSLLMGAKNGRLKEDDARRYFQQLINAVDYCHSRGVYHRDLKPENLLLDSCGRLKISDFGLSTFEQQVREDGLLHTACGTPNYVAPEVLNNKGYEGTSSDIWSCGVILFVLMAGYLPFDEPNLIGLYRKICKAEFLCPSWFSSGAKKLIQRILDPNPVTRITIPEILENEWFKKDYKPAQFQEEEDVNLDDVDAVFDNSKEKFVTERKEKPVSMNAFELISRSKSFNLENLFEKQTGHVKRETRFTSQRPANEIMNKIEEAAKPLGFNVHKKNYKMKLQGDKHGRKGHLSVATEVFEVAPSVHMVELRKTGGDTLEFHKFYKNFSSGLQDIVWKTEETTEGSRK
- the LOC18787220 gene encoding CBL-interacting serine/threonine-protein kinase 9 isoform X1, with product MEKMSAAAKSPRMRTRVGKYELGKTLGEGTFAKVKFAKNMETGKCVAIKIVDREQVLKHKMVEHIKREISTMKLIKHPNVTQMFEVMASKTRIYIVLEFIDGGELFDEIAKNGRLKEDDARRYFQQLINAVDYCHSRGVYHRDLKPENLLLDSCGRLKISDFGLSTFEQQVREDGLLHTACGTPNYVAPEVLNNKGYEGTSSDIWSCGVILFVLMAGYLPFDEPNLIGLYRKICKAEFLCPSWFSSGAKKLIQRILDPNPVTRITIPEILENEWFKKDYKPAQFQEEEDVNLDDVDAVFDNSKEKFVTERKEKPVSMNAFELISRSKSFNLENLFEKQTGHVKRETRFTSQRPANEIMNKIEEAAKPLGFNVHKKNYKMKLQGDKHGRKGHLSVATEVFEVAPSVHMVELRKTGGDTLEFHKFYKNFSSGLQDIVWKTEETTEGSRK